The sequence below is a genomic window from Pseudomonadota bacterium.
CGTATAATGGCTGAAGAACCTATGACCCTTCAGGAGATAGGAGCTAAATTTAAAATTTCACGGGAAAGGGTCAGACAGATTGAGAAAAAAGTTTTGAACAAATTCAAGGCAAGATTTAAAGGAGAGCTTAAAGAGCTCGATTATTAATAGTTTATTTTTTAGCCATCAGCTATTAGCTTTCAAAAATACTGCATACTCCTTACTGCATACTGCTTACTTTATCTTTCTGATAATGTCTCTGACATCAAAATGCTATCAGTTGTCCGAGCCTGAGACTTAATGTGCTATAGTATGAGCTGAATAACAGCACGCCAATAATTATTAATAGTATTCCCATAACCTTCATGGAATAACGCACAATGTGACTAAATTTTTTTAAAAGAGTAAACAATCTATCAAAGATAAGAGCAGATATAATAAATGGTATGGCGAGACCCAGGGAGTAAAGGCTTAAAAGGTAAATGCCTTCCAGTATGTTTTGTGTGGTTGAGGCTATGATAAGTATTGAGGAAAGGGCAGGCCCAACACATGGTGTCCAGCCGACAGAGAATGTTATTCCTACAATGAAAGATCCCAGGAGGCCTACAGGTTTTTCCTTTAAGTGGATGATTTTTTCATGATTTAGCATGGGTATTCTTATGATGTTCAGGTAATATAACCCCATTAGTATCAGAATAAGC
It includes:
- a CDS encoding cytochrome c biogenesis protein CcdA translates to MIFTGLISFIDFTSIVAFSTGMLSFFSPCILPLVPSYLIFISGITFDNYNELEFKKYRKIVLIHSISFIFGFSVVFVSLGISSSLIGKFLSTYQTYIMRFGGLILILMGLYYLNIIRIPMLNHEKIIHLKEKPVGLLGSFIVGITFSVGWTPCVGPALSSILIIASTTQNILEGIYLLSLYSLGLAIPFIISALIFDRLFTLLKKFSHIVRYSMKVMGILLIIIGVLLFSSYYSTLSLRLGQLIAF